One genomic region from Sciurus carolinensis chromosome 2, mSciCar1.2, whole genome shotgun sequence encodes:
- the LOC124977726 gene encoding 60S ribosomal protein L21-like, giving the protein MTNTKGKWRGTQYMFSRPFRKHGVVPLATYMRIYKKGDIVDIKGMGTVQKGMPHKCYHGKTGRVYNVTQHAVGIVVNKQVKGKILAKRINVRIKHIKHSKSRDSFLKRVKENDQKKKEAKEKGTWVQLKCQPAPPREAHFVRTNGKEPELLEPIPYEFMA; this is encoded by the coding sequence ATGACGAACACAAAGGGAAAGTGGAGAGGAACCCAATATATGTTCTCTAGGCCTTTTAGAAAACATGGAGTTGTTCCTTTGGCCACATATATGCGAATTTATAAGAAAGGTGATATTGTAGACATTAAGGGAATGGGTACTGTTCAAAAAGGAATGCCCCATAAATGTTATCATGGCAAAACTGGGAGAGTCTACAATGTTACCCAGCATGCTGTTGGCATTGTTGTGAATAAGCAAGTTAAGGGCAAGATTCTTGCCAAGAGGATTAATGTGCGTATTAAGCATATTAAGCACTCTAAGAGCCGAGACAGCTTCCTGAAACGTGTGaaggaaaatgatcagaaaaagaaggaagccaaagagaaaggTACCTGGGTTCAGCTGAAATGCCAGCCTGCTCCACCCAGAGAAGCACATTTTGtgagaacaaatggaaaggagCCTGAGCTGCTGGAACCTATTCCCTATGAATTCATggcataa